The Melospiza georgiana isolate bMelGeo1 chromosome 31, bMelGeo1.pri, whole genome shotgun sequence genome has a window encoding:
- the MXD1 gene encoding max dimerization protein 1, whose product MAAPPRLGIQMLLEAAEFLERREREAEHGYASLWPGGKDGEAPRRRAKARRSGGGGRSTHNEMEKNRRAQLRLCLERLKGLVPLGAAAGRHTTLSLLTRARLHIQKLEDQERRALHQIEQLQREQRHLQRQLEKLGMERVRIDSIGSSVSSERSDSEQGESPARGAAAGSPGPAGAPTPPVSPAEEMDVDVESTDDLPAELDWSSSSPSDSDERSSLQSLGSDEGYASSGGTRAKAAGGRKLPAGV is encoded by the exons ATGGCCGCCCCCCCCCGCCTCGGCATCCAGATGCTGCTGGAGGCCGCCGAGTTCCTGGAGCGGCGGGAGCGAG AAGCCGAGCACGGTTACGCCTCGCTGTGGCCCGGCGGGAAGGACGGCGAGGCCCCGCGGCGCCGCGCCAAGGCCCGgaggagcggcggcggcggcag gTCGACACACAATGAGATGGAGAAGAACAG GCGAGCCCAGCTCCGGCTGTGCCTGGAGAGGCTGAAGGGGCTGGTGCCCCTGGGGGCGGCGGCCGGGCGGCACACCACGCTCAGCCTGCTCACCAGGGCCCGGCTCCACATCCAG AAGCTGGAGGACCAGGAGCGCCGAGCCCTGCACCAGATCGAGCAGCTGCAGCGGGAGCAGCGGCACCTGCAGCGgcagctggagaagctgggCATGGAGCGGGTCCGCATCGACAGCATCGGCTCCAGCGTCTCCTCCGAGCGCTCCGACTCGGAGCAAGGTGAGAGCCCGGCGCGGGGCGCGGccgcgggcagccccggccccgccggagCCCCAACGCCGCCCGTGTCCCCGGCAGAAGAGATGGACGTGGACGTGGAGAGCACGGACGACCTGCCGGCCGAGCTggactggagcagcagcagccccagcgaCTCGGACGAGcgcagcagcctgcagagcctgggcagcGACGAGGGCTACGCCAGCTCCGGCGGGACGCGGGCCAAGGCGGCGGGCGGCAGGAAGCTTCCCGCGGGCGTGTAG
- the USP39 gene encoding U4/U6.U5 tri-snRNP-associated protein 2: MSSRGRRDRESREPREPRGASTARASSRSRRDADGERSRGRRDSERERARREAAEALPVDLARVKREPGTGTGSSVWGGSGTAGPAAPVRVKREREPDGDSDPEPEPAVRYGRFDPEDQRSRHCPYLDTINKSVLDFDFEKLCSISLSHINVYACLVCGKYFQGRGLKSHAYIHSVQLSHHVFLNLHTLKFYCLPDNYEIIDSSLEDITYVLKPTFTAQHIAHLDKQAKLSRAYDGTTYLPGIVGLNNIKANDYANAVLQALSNVPPLRNYFLEEENYRRIQRPPGDIMFLLVQRFGELMRKLWNPRNFKAHVSPHEMLQAVVLCSKKNFQITKQGDGVEFLSWFLNALHAALGGTKRKKKTIVTDVFQGSMRIFTKKLPHPDLPAEEKAQLLQNSEYQERMVESTFLYLTLDLPTAPLYKDEKEQLIIPQVPLFSILAKFNGSTEKEYKTYKENFLKRFQLTRLPPYLIFCIKRFTKNNFFVEKNPTIVNFPITNVDLREYLSEEVQAAHSHTTYDLIANIVHDGKPSEGSYRIHVLHHGTGKWYELQDLQVTDILPQMITLSEAYIQIWKRREEDETNQQQGA; encoded by the exons ATGTCGAGCCGCGGGCGGCGGGACCGGGAGTCCCGGGAGCCCCGGGAGCCACGCGGGGCCAGCACCGCCCGCGCCTCCTCCCGCAGCCGCCGCGACGCCGACGGAGAGCGCtcgcggggccggcgggactCGGAGCGGGAGCGCGcgcggcgggaggcggcggagGCGCTGCCGGTGGATCTCGCGCGCGTCAAGCGAGAaccgggcaccggcaccgggagcAGCGTCTGGGGGGGCTCCGGTACTGCCGGGCCCGCCGCGCCCGTGCGGGTGAAGAGGGAGCGGGAGCCGGATGGAGACTCCGACCCTGAGCCCGAGCCCGCCG TGCGTTATGGGCGCTTCGACCCCGAGGACCAGCGCAGCCGGCACTGCCCCTACCTGGACACCATCAACAA GAGCGTGCTGGACTTCGACTTTGAGAAGCTCTGCTCCATCTCCCTGTCCCACATCAACGTCTACGCCTGCCTCGTCTGTGGGAAATACTTCCAGG GCCGCGGGCTGAAGTCGCACGCCTACATCCACAGCGTGCAGCTGAGCCACCACGTGTTCCTCAACCTGCACACGCTCAAGTTCTACTGCCTGCCCGACAACTACGAGATCATCGACTCCTCCCTCGAGGACATCACG TACGTGCTGAAGCCCACGTTCACGGCCCAGCACATCGCCCACCTGGACAAGCAGGCCAAGCTGTCGCGGGCCTACGACGGCACCACGTACCTGCCCGGCATCGTGGGGCTCAACAACATCAAGGCCAACGACTACGCCAACGCCGTGCTGCAG gccctgtCCAACGTGCCCCCCCTGAGGAATTACTTCCTGGAGGAGGAGAACTACCGGCGCATCCAGCGCCCGCCCGGGGACATCATGTTCCTGCTGGTGCAGCGCTTCGGGGAGCTCATGAGGAAGCTCTGGAACCCGCGCAACTTCAAGGCACACGTGTCCCCCCACGAGATGCTGCAGGCCGTGGTGCTCTGCAGCAAGAAGAACTTCCAGATCACCAAGCAGG GGGATGGGGTGGAGTTCCTGTCCTGGTTCCTGAACGCGCTGCACGCCGCGCTGGGCGGCaccaagaggaagaagaaga CCATCGTCACCGACGTGTTCCAGGGCTCCATGCGCATCTTCACCAAGAAGCTGCCACACCCCGACCTG CCCGCCGAGGAGAAGGcgcagctgctgcagaacagcGAGTACCAGGAGCGCATGGTGGAGTCCACGTTCCTGTACCTGACCCTGGACCTGCCCACGGCGCCGCTCTACAAGGACGAGAAGGAGCAGCTGATCATCCCCCAGGTGCCCCTGTTCAGCATCCTGGCCAAGTTCAACGGCAGCACCGAGAAGGAGTACAAGACCTACAAGGAGAACTTCCTGAAGCGCTTCCAGCTGACGCGCCTGCCGCCCTACCTCATCTTCTGCATCAAGCGCTTCACCAAGAACAACTTCTTCGTGGAGAAGAACCCCACCATCGTCAACTTCCCCATCAc GAACGTGGACCTGCGCGAGTACCTGTCCGAGGAGGTGCAGGCCGCGCACTCGCACACCACCTACGACCTCATCGCCAACATCGTGCACGACGGCAAGCCCTCGGAGGGCTCCTACCGCATCCACGTCCTGCACCAC GGCACCGGCAAGTGGTACGAGCTGCAGGACCTGCAGGTGACCGACATCCTGCCCCAGATGATCACCCTGTCCGAGGCCTACATCCAG atcTGGAAGCGACGCGAGGAGGACGAGACGAATCAACAGCAAGGAGCCTGA
- the C31H2orf68 gene encoding UPF0561 protein C2orf68 homolog → MEAAPATAAAPGWRCRPGGRLDMSHGFVRHIRRNQLARDAYDRAVRQARGRARTRLTPGPARPRRPDQQVYRPHRGGGPGGDASAGSPAEGSGAAPEPARGPRLFCLEYEGDDGRVTAVIVHQGDSAEEVTRRVCAHSPLEPPLRRALCQRVQDELSKRRGTG, encoded by the exons ATGGAGGCGGCGCCCGCCACAGCGGCGGCCccgggctggcgctgccggCCGGGGGGACGGCTGGACATGAGCCACGGCTTCGTGCGTCACATCCGCCGCAACCAGCTCGCCAG GGACGCGTACGACCGTGCGGTGCGGCAGGCGCGGGGCCGAGCGCGGACGAGGCTGACAccgggcccggcgcggccccggcggccCGACCAGCAGGTGTACCGGCCGCACCGGGGCG GCGGGCCCGGGGGCGATGCCAGCGCCGGTTCCCCCGCCGAGGGCAGCGGGGCCGCCCCGGAACCGGCGCGGGGGCCGCGGCTCTTCTGCCTCGAGTACGAGGGCGACGACGGGCGGGTGACGGCCGTGATCGTGCACCAG GGGGACAGCGCGGAGGAGGTGACGCGGCGCGTGTGTGCCCACAGCCCCCTGGAGCCCCCCCTGCGCAGGGCGCTGTGCCAGCGCGTGCAGGACGAGCTCAGCAAGCGCCGGGGCACGGGGTGA
- the LOC131094945 gene encoding vesicle-associated membrane protein 5-like codes for MAGLERCQREAEEVAELMRQNVAKALEREGHLEQLQSRAQDLRQASEAFTRTTRTVARRQRRRHRRWHLVALGLGLLLLLILALALALALARASPGAATSAVPTPQGGTQHPPSTAGTL; via the exons ATG GCGGGGCTGGAGCGGTGCCAGCGCGAGGCCGAGGAGGTGGCGGAGCTGATGCGACAGAACGTGGCCAAGGCGCTGGAGCGGGAGGgacacctggagcagctgcagagccgGGCCCAGGACCTGCGACAGGCG AGCGAGGCCTTCACCCGCACCACGCGCACGGTGGCGCGGCGCCAGCGCAGGAGGCACCGGCGGTGGCACCTGGTGGCCCTCGGCCtcggcctcctcctcctcctcatcctggcGCTGGCCCTGGCGCTGGCCCTGGCGCGGGCGTCCCCCGGGGCTGCCACCAGCGCTGTCCCCACGCCGCAGGGCGGCACCCAGCACCCCCCCAGCACCGCGGGCACCCTCTGA
- the VAMP8 gene encoding vesicle-associated membrane protein 8, with the protein MAGVPGDAPLADGAGGSGRVRALQQEVQGVTTIMSQNLERILARGENLEQLHSKSQDLEATSEHFRTTSQKMARRYWWKNVKLLIILGLVGVIILVLIILLATGTIPT; encoded by the exons ATG GCGGGGGTCCCGGGGGATGCCCCCCTGGCAGACGGCGCAGGGGGCTCGGGGCGCGTGCGGGCgctgcagcaggaggtgcaGGGGGTCACCACCATCATGAGCCAGAACCTGGAGAGGATCCTGGCCCGCGGCGAgaacctggagcagctgcacagcaagAGCCAGGACCTGGAGGCCACG TCGGAGCATTTCCGCACCACGTCGCAGAAGATGGCCCGGCGCTACTGGTGGAAGAACGTGAAGCTGCTCATCATCCTCGGCCTCGTGGGCGTCATCATCCTCGTCCTCATCATCCTCCTGGCCACCGGCACCATCCCCACCTAG
- the GGCX gene encoding vitamin K-dependent gamma-carboxylase — MVRPARRRRPERGEAAAEPPPSPTGTPKSPGTGTGTGPGLARRLLGFELRELTRWHRFVRLLHRPQDPAALGAFRAAFGLLMALDVPQERGLGHLDQRYLDGLEVCRFPLLPFLAPLPLDWMYLLYTVMFLGALGIMLGCCYRLSCVAFLCPYWYLLLLDKTSWNNHSYLYGLLGFQLALLGADRYGSVDGLFRPQKRNAHVPLWNYALLRAQVFIVYFIAGLKKLDADWVGGFSMGTLARHWLFAPFRLVLSEELTSRLVVHGGGLVLDLSAGFLLFFDATRPLALVFVTYFHCMNSQLFSIGMFSYTMLATNGLFCRPEWPRGLVARCPRRLQAWLPSTEPPQPSPDCHYGGRRARGGLRPRQHLAAAFTILYVLEQLFLPYSHFITQGYNNWTNGLYGYSWDMMVHSRFHQHVKITYRDGLTGEVGYLKPGAFTQSRRWRDHADMLKQYSACLSRLLPRYNVSQPQIYFDVWVSINERFQQRLVDPRVDLVRAPWSPWTPTPWLLPLLVDLSPWRQRLQELEAQLDGHTDTVFIADFPGLHLENFVSEDLGNTSLRVLKGQVLVELVEQQQNHSLQEGQGMQLPAGQYHKVHTVSPEPSCYMYLYVNTTAMELEQNLTRLRELRERVRNGTEQAPLPPELRPLLGEPLPAGAPLDPLVSLFLRREQRQQRRQRDSSLAQRLRRFLRRKFFLFRRSALMTMIALRNLALGRPAPERLAQEVAFASWRGEEEEARPESDGGAPRGPEL; from the exons ATGGTCC gcccggcgcggcggcggcggccggagcggggggaggcggcggcggagcccCCCCCGAGCCCCACcgggacccccaaatcccccggaaccggcaccggcaccgggcccgggcTGGCGCGGCGGCTGCTGGGGTTCGAGCTGCGGGAGCTGACGCGCTGGCACCGCTTCGTGCGGCTGCTGCACCGGCCGCAGGACCCCGCCGCGCTCGGCGCTTTCCGCGCCGCCTTCG ggctgctgatgGCGCTGGACGTGCCGCAGGAGCGCGGGCTGGGCCACCTGGACCAGCGGTACCTGGACGGGCTGGAGGTGTGCCGCTTCCCgctgctgcccttcctggcGCCGCTGCCCCTGGACTGGATGTACCTGCTCTACACCGTCATGTTCCTCG GAGCCCTGGGCATCATGCTGGGCTGCTGCTACCGGCTGAGCTGCGTGGCGTTCCTGTGCCCATACTggtacctgctgctgctggacaaAACCTCCTGGAACAACCACTCCTACCTCTACGGGCTGCTGGGCTtccagctggcactgctgggcgCCGACCGCTACGG ctCCGTGGACGGGCTGTTCCGGCCCCAGAAGCGCAATGCCCACGTGCCGCTGTGGAACTACGCCCTGCTGCGTGCCCAg GTGTTCATCGTGTACTTCATCGCGGGGCTCAAGAAGCTGGACGCTGACTGGGTCGGGGGCTTCTCCATGGGGACCCTGGCCCGGCATTGGCTCTTTGCACCCTTCAG gctggtgctgtcgGAGGAGCTGACCAGCCGGCTCGTGGTGCACGGCGGCGGGCTGGTGCTCGACCTCTCCGCCGGCTTCCTGCTCTTCTTCGACGCCACGCGGCCCCTGGCCCTCGTCTTCGTCACCTACTTCCACTGCATGAACTCGCAGCTCTTCAGCATCG GGATGTTCTCCTACACCATGCTGGCCACCAACGGGCTCTTCTGCCGGCCCGAGTGGCCCCGGGGGCTCGTGGCCCGCTGCCCCCGCCGGCTGCAGGCCTGGCTGCCCAGCACggagcccccccagcccagccccgacTGCCACTACGGggggaggagagcccggggggGCCTTCGGCCTCGCCAGCACCTGGCCGCGGCCTTCACCATCCTCTAcgtgctggagcagctcttcctgccCTACTCGCACTTCATCACCCAG ggCTACAACAACTGGACCAACGGGCTCTACGGCTACTCGTGGGACATGATGGTGCACTCCCGCTTCCACCAGCACGTCAAGATCACCTACAGGGACGGGCTCACCGGGGAGGTGGGCTACCTCAAGCCAGGG GCGTTCACGCAGAGCCGGCGCTGGCGGGACCACGCCGACATGCTGAAGCAGTACTCGGCCTGCCTGAGCCGGCTGCTGCCGCGCTACAACGTCAGCCAGCCCCAGATCTACTTCGACGTCTGGGTGTCCATCAACGAGCGCTTCCAGCAGAG GCTCGTGGACCCTCGAGTGGACCTGGTGCGCGCCCCCTGGTCCCCCTGGACCCCCACGCcgtggctgctgcccctgctcgTGGATCTGTCGCCGTGGCGCCAgcggctgcaggagctggaggcgCAGCTggacggacacacggacaccgTGTTCATCGCCGACTTCCCCG GCCTGCACCTGGAGAACTTTGTGAGCGAGGACCTGGGCAACACGAGCCTGCGGGTGCTGAAGGGGCAGGTGCTGGTGGAGctggtggagcagcagcagaaccactccctgcaggaggggcagggcatGCAG ctgccagcagggcagtaCCACAAGGTGCACACGGTGTCCCCGGAGCCCTCGTGCTACATGTACCTGTACGTGAACACCACGGccatggagctggagcagaaccTGACGCGGCTGCGGGAGCTGCGGGAGCGCGTGCGCAACGGCACCG AGCAGGCCCCGCTGCCCCCCGAGCTGCGGCCGCTGCTGGGGGAGCCGCTGCCCGCGGGGGCGCCCCTGGACCCGCTGGTGTCGCTGTTCCTGCGGCGGGAGCAGCGCcagcagcgccggcagcgcgactccagcctggcccagcgCCTGCGCCGCTTCCTCCGCAGGAAGTTCTTCCTCTTCCGCCGCAG TGCCCTGATGACAATGATTGCCCTGCGGAACCTGGCGCTGGGCCGCCCGGCCCCGGAGCGCCTGGCACAGGAGGTGGCCTTCGCCAGCTGGCgcggcgaggaggaggaggctcgGCCCGAGAGCGACGGGGGCGCCCCGCGGGGCCCCGAGCTCTGA